The following proteins are encoded in a genomic region of Haloarcula marina:
- a CDS encoding DUF354 domain-containing protein, whose amino-acid sequence MNVHFEVGHPAHVHLFKHAIWELQDRGHETFVTAREKEVTTDLLDAYDIDYKVLSRQADSTPKLILEWAVRELKLIRAIRQFDSDVVVSHLSPVAAQAAKLTGTPSVTFTDDEVETRTLAKLTVPFTSRICTPACFELDYNGKHRRYDGYHELAYLHPDRFEPDPEPLREAGVTVDEPYYVLRFVSWAAHHDVGQSGFSNAAKQELVEYLSERGQVYITSESPLPAAFEEYRLPVPPETIHDLLYYADGYVGDSQTMAIEAGVLGTPAVRSNSFVGDDDLSTFRELEEWGLVYNIRDENEAVEKVKSLVESPETAAEWDYRRERLLEERVDVTDVVVEETLAAGR is encoded by the coding sequence ATGAACGTCCACTTCGAAGTCGGCCACCCGGCCCACGTTCACCTGTTCAAACACGCCATCTGGGAGTTGCAGGACCGGGGTCACGAGACGTTCGTCACCGCCCGCGAAAAGGAGGTGACCACGGACCTACTGGACGCCTACGACATCGACTATAAGGTGTTGTCGCGGCAGGCCGACTCGACGCCGAAACTCATCTTGGAGTGGGCGGTCCGCGAACTCAAACTCATCCGCGCCATCCGGCAGTTCGACTCGGACGTGGTGGTCAGCCACCTCAGTCCGGTCGCGGCGCAGGCCGCGAAACTGACCGGGACGCCGAGCGTGACGTTCACCGACGACGAGGTGGAGACGCGCACGCTGGCGAAACTGACCGTCCCCTTCACCTCGCGCATCTGTACCCCGGCGTGCTTCGAGTTGGACTACAACGGCAAACACCGCCGCTACGACGGCTATCACGAACTCGCGTACCTCCACCCCGACCGCTTCGAACCGGACCCCGAACCGCTGCGCGAAGCGGGCGTCACTGTCGACGAACCGTACTACGTCCTGCGGTTCGTCTCGTGGGCCGCGCACCACGACGTGGGCCAGTCGGGCTTCAGTAACGCCGCGAAACAGGAACTCGTCGAGTATCTCTCCGAGCGCGGGCAGGTGTACATCACCAGCGAATCCCCGCTCCCCGCGGCGTTCGAGGAGTACCGCCTCCCGGTGCCGCCCGAGACGATTCACGACCTGCTGTACTACGCCGACGGCTACGTCGGCGACTCACAGACGATGGCTATCGAGGCGGGCGTCCTCGGGACGCCCGCAGTCCGGTCGAACTCCTTCGTCGGCGACGACGACCTCTCGACGTTCCGCGAACTCGAAGAGTGGGGACTCGTCTACAACATCCGCGACGAGAACGAGGCCGTCGAGAAAGTGAAATCGCTCGTCGAGAGTCCCGAGACGGCCGCCGAGTGGGACTACCGACGAGAGCGCCTGCTCGAAGAGCGCGTCGACGTGACCGACGTGGTCGTCGAGGAGACGCTGGCCGCGGGCCGATGA
- a CDS encoding acyltransferase, giving the protein MSQSQLGTGCRIADSARILPPEQEQTPAHIGDDAVVRSGTIIYPDVVVGDGFQTGHDSVIREQTTIGHDVLVGTQTVIDGQCDIGDDVSMQTGVYVPPHTDIADRVFLGPRAVLTNDPYPLRRDVDLVGPKLEDDVSVGANATILPGVTVGERSFVAAGAVVTGDVPPNTLAIGTPAKHRPLPEVLDAPNEHR; this is encoded by the coding sequence ATGAGTCAGAGCCAACTCGGAACCGGCTGTCGTATCGCGGACTCGGCGCGGATTCTGCCGCCCGAACAGGAGCAGACGCCCGCTCACATCGGCGACGACGCGGTCGTGCGCTCCGGGACCATCATCTATCCGGACGTGGTGGTCGGCGACGGCTTCCAGACAGGACACGATTCGGTCATCCGCGAACAGACGACTATCGGCCACGACGTGCTCGTGGGCACGCAGACAGTCATCGACGGTCAGTGCGACATCGGCGACGACGTGAGCATGCAGACCGGCGTGTACGTCCCGCCGCACACCGACATCGCCGACCGGGTGTTCCTCGGCCCGCGAGCGGTCCTCACGAACGACCCGTATCCGCTCCGTCGCGATGTGGACCTCGTCGGGCCGAAACTCGAAGACGACGTGTCCGTGGGCGCGAACGCGACGATTCTGCCCGGCGTCACCGTCGGCGAGCGGTCGTTCGTCGCGGCCGGGGCCGTCGTCACCGGCGACGTGCCGCCGAACACGCTGGCTATCGGCACCCCCGCAAAGCACCGGCCGCTCCCGGAAGTTCTCGACGCGCCGAACGAGCACCGATGA
- a CDS encoding DUF3488 domain-containing protein produces the protein MSSKRRRHVAVLLVGYVLYTAGVLVAAQHPPTGYEISIYTATPMLFWVGSGVAFLAAVLVGLTVPGGTARHRLSLLLGMLVGISVATLPMIRDYYYYGIGDALSYLGWTRMIAEGALNPVNFLYPGIHSTAVVLTSMSGLPPRRTLQLVVPVFIALYVLFTGLCVARIAGRSNALAVGVFFALLFLPINNIHTYIFPYPTSAAIFFTPFALYLLFRYVGDGQSLLTVAGRRVVTPVGLLLTLAGITAILLHPQSGANVLFIVAAGFGLQVLAHASRRYGLANRIADHRSLAPQAIVVGLFFAVWTPRFDRATGTLQTVVTGLLYGANPADEISQSGSSLSALGSGLDELFVKIFLVSAVLSVVAGLVMLATMSGRLDDRYPDRNDLLRYVTFGFIPVFMLFGIFFITSVTRQPFRYLGFMMVFVTILVAVAVSDGIPVSFSLSEKNWQAAVAVVLVLLIVPQALILHQSPHMYKDSDHVPETYMEGHVTTFEQRDPSVWFAGPRGGPRRFVDAYYGTTYSDYTPTGEHFPGKEEKIPFRVFGNNETTFYSHCRYVPLTSRDYEKEIALYEGFRYSAEDFRSFRQNPDIYRVQSNGDYRLYFVRGEDCLR, from the coding sequence ATGTCTTCGAAACGTCGCCGCCACGTCGCCGTCCTCCTCGTCGGATACGTGCTCTACACGGCCGGGGTCCTCGTCGCCGCGCAGCACCCGCCGACGGGCTACGAGATCTCCATCTACACCGCCACCCCGATGCTGTTCTGGGTCGGGTCCGGCGTCGCCTTCCTCGCCGCCGTCCTCGTGGGTCTGACCGTGCCCGGCGGAACCGCCCGCCACCGCCTGTCGCTCCTCCTCGGGATGCTCGTCGGCATCAGCGTGGCCACGCTCCCGATGATTCGGGACTACTACTACTACGGTATCGGCGACGCCCTGAGCTACCTCGGTTGGACGCGGATGATAGCCGAAGGCGCGCTCAATCCCGTGAACTTCCTGTATCCGGGTATCCACAGCACGGCCGTCGTCTTGACCTCGATGAGCGGCCTGCCGCCGCGGCGCACACTCCAGTTGGTCGTCCCGGTGTTCATCGCGCTGTACGTCCTGTTCACCGGCCTCTGTGTCGCGCGTATCGCCGGGCGGTCGAACGCGCTGGCCGTCGGCGTGTTCTTCGCGCTGCTGTTTTTGCCCATCAACAACATCCACACCTACATCTTCCCGTACCCGACGAGCGCGGCCATCTTCTTCACGCCGTTCGCGCTGTACCTCCTCTTCCGGTACGTCGGCGACGGTCAATCGCTGCTCACCGTCGCCGGGCGGCGCGTGGTGACGCCCGTCGGCCTGTTGCTGACGCTGGCGGGCATCACCGCCATCCTCCTGCACCCGCAGTCGGGCGCGAACGTCCTGTTCATCGTCGCCGCCGGATTCGGATTGCAGGTGCTCGCGCACGCCTCGAGGCGCTACGGCCTCGCCAACCGCATCGCCGACCACCGCTCGCTCGCACCGCAGGCCATCGTCGTGGGTCTCTTTTTCGCAGTGTGGACGCCGCGGTTCGACCGCGCGACGGGGACCCTCCAGACGGTGGTCACGGGCCTGCTGTACGGGGCGAACCCCGCCGACGAAATCTCGCAGTCGGGGAGTTCGCTCTCGGCGCTCGGGAGCGGTCTCGACGAACTGTTCGTCAAGATTTTCCTCGTCAGCGCCGTCCTCTCTGTCGTCGCCGGGTTGGTGATGCTCGCGACGATGAGCGGCCGCCTCGACGACCGCTATCCCGACCGGAACGACCTGTTGCGGTACGTCACGTTCGGGTTCATCCCGGTGTTCATGCTGTTCGGTATCTTCTTCATCACCAGCGTCACCCGTCAGCCGTTCCGCTACCTCGGGTTCATGATGGTGTTCGTCACCATCCTCGTCGCCGTCGCGGTCAGCGACGGCATCCCGGTCAGTTTCTCCCTCTCGGAGAAGAACTGGCAAGCCGCCGTCGCCGTCGTGTTGGTCCTCCTGATTGTGCCCCAGGCGCTCATCCTGCACCAGTCGCCGCACATGTACAAGGACTCCGACCACGTCCCAGAGACGTACATGGAGGGCCACGTCACCACCTTCGAACAGCGCGACCCGTCGGTGTGGTTCGCCGGGCCGCGCGGCGGGCCGCGGCGCTTCGTCGACGCCTACTACGGGACGACCTACTCCGACTACACGCCCACCGGCGAACACTTCCCCGGCAAGGAGGAGAAGATACCGTTCCGGGTGTTCGGCAACAACGAGACGACCTTCTACTCGCACTGTCGGTACGTGCCGCTGACCTCGCGGGACTACGAGAAGGAAATCGCGCTGTACGAAGGCTTCCGATACTCCGCCGAGGACTTCCGGTCGTTCAGACAGAACCCGGACATCTACCGGGTCCAATCCAACGGCGACTACCGCCTGTACTTCGTCCGAGGTGAGGACTGCCTTCGATGA
- a CDS encoding glycosyltransferase family 4 protein, whose amino-acid sequence MRVLNLVTNKDAQFFRAQVQELERRGVELTTLSVPGRNRSESIDPDEDGQRSVLDYVRFYPSVLANSLDDYDLIHANYGLTAPMAVAQPKLPVVLSLWGSDLMGKYGPVTQRFARYCDEVIVMSDGMAEIYEGECLVIPHGVDLEQFRPIERGIARQELGWPKDEHIVLFPYPPKRDVKNYPRAERIVDRVSDRVDGPVSLRTATGVAHERMPYYLNAADAMIMTSLREGSPNTVKEAMACNLPVVSTDVGDVRSRLATVEPSTVSDDDDALVEGLASVLDAGHRSNGREYARDISLTRMGERLVAVYEDVAQN is encoded by the coding sequence ATGCGTGTACTCAACCTCGTCACGAACAAGGACGCCCAGTTCTTCCGGGCGCAGGTCCAGGAGTTAGAGCGACGCGGCGTCGAACTGACCACGCTCTCGGTGCCGGGCCGCAACCGCTCCGAGTCGATCGACCCAGACGAGGACGGCCAGCGGTCGGTGCTGGACTACGTCCGCTTCTACCCGTCCGTCCTGGCGAACTCGCTGGACGACTACGACCTCATCCACGCGAACTACGGCCTGACCGCGCCGATGGCCGTCGCCCAGCCGAAACTACCGGTCGTCCTCTCGCTGTGGGGGAGCGACCTGATGGGCAAGTACGGTCCCGTCACCCAGCGGTTCGCCCGCTACTGCGACGAGGTCATCGTCATGTCCGACGGGATGGCCGAGATTTACGAGGGCGAGTGTCTGGTCATCCCCCACGGCGTCGATTTAGAGCAGTTCCGCCCCATCGAGCGCGGCATCGCCCGACAGGAACTCGGATGGCCCAAGGACGAACACATCGTCCTGTTCCCCTATCCGCCGAAACGTGACGTGAAGAACTACCCGCGCGCAGAGCGAATCGTCGACCGGGTCAGCGACCGAGTCGACGGGCCGGTGTCGCTCCGGACGGCGACGGGCGTCGCCCACGAACGAATGCCGTACTACCTCAACGCGGCCGACGCGATGATTATGACTTCGCTCCGCGAAGGGTCGCCCAACACCGTCAAAGAGGCGATGGCCTGCAACCTCCCCGTCGTCTCGACGGACGTGGGCGACGTGCGCTCGCGCCTCGCCACCGTCGAACCGTCGACGGTCAGCGACGACGACGACGCGTTAGTCGAGGGCCTCGCCTCGGTACTCGATGCGGGGCACCGGTCGAACGGGCGAGAGTACGCCCGCGACATCTCGCTGACTCGGATGGGCGAGCGCCTCGTCGCCGTCTACGAGGACGTAGCACAGAACTGA
- a CDS encoding polysaccharide deacetylase family protein → MSYPTADEWVPEDHEFALCLTHDVDRPYKTYQSLFYALTRRDPSHLLDLAPHRTPYWTFDDLLDFEREAGVRSAFYMLDEQSLFGDRPMSEWLTMEGWQLFAGRYDLEDDRIRRLIRTLRRGGWEVGLHGSYEAVNDRDRLRAEKDRLEGVLGEPVVGGRQHYLRLERPETWEHYRAIGLQYDTTLGSPTEYGFTDGYHPFRPFDDEFVVFPLTVMEAALPDPAEDFDRAWAECESLLDEADDNDAVMTALWHPRYFSDDHPGFGRLYRRLVEAALSRGAWVGPPGDLYADRLGTR, encoded by the coding sequence ATGAGCTACCCTACCGCCGACGAGTGGGTCCCCGAAGACCACGAGTTCGCCCTCTGTCTGACCCACGACGTGGACCGCCCGTACAAGACCTACCAGTCGCTCTTTTACGCGCTGACGCGGCGCGACCCGTCCCACCTCCTCGACCTCGCCCCGCACCGGACGCCCTACTGGACGTTCGACGACCTGCTCGACTTCGAGCGCGAAGCGGGGGTGCGGTCGGCCTTTTACATGCTCGACGAGCAGTCGCTGTTCGGCGACCGCCCGATGTCGGAGTGGCTGACGATGGAGGGCTGGCAACTGTTCGCCGGACGGTACGACCTCGAAGACGACCGTATCCGGCGACTCATCCGAACGCTCCGCCGCGGCGGATGGGAGGTCGGACTGCACGGTTCCTACGAGGCCGTAAACGACCGCGACCGCCTCCGAGCGGAGAAAGACCGACTCGAAGGTGTCCTCGGAGAACCCGTCGTCGGCGGCCGCCAGCACTACCTCCGTCTCGAACGCCCCGAGACGTGGGAGCACTACCGCGCCATCGGTTTGCAGTACGACACGACGCTCGGGAGCCCCACGGAGTACGGGTTCACCGACGGCTACCACCCGTTCCGTCCCTTCGACGACGAGTTCGTCGTCTTCCCGCTGACCGTGATGGAGGCGGCGCTGCCGGACCCCGCCGAGGACTTCGACCGCGCGTGGGCCGAGTGTGAGTCCCTCCTCGACGAGGCCGACGACAACGACGCGGTGATGACCGCGCTGTGGCATCCCCGCTATTTCAGCGACGACCATCCCGGGTTTGGCCGCCTCTACCGTCGCCTCGTCGAGGCGGCGCTGTCTCGCGGTGCGTGGGTCGGACCGCCCGGTGACCTCTACGCCGACCGCTTAGGAACCCGATAA
- a CDS encoding polysaccharide deacetylase family protein, with protein MGTVVVSVDAELGWGFHDYPPEERPTDRIERSRWGWERLVSLFEEFDVPATWAVVGHLFEEECNGAHVGHPSPPGWFDHERGPDAMAAELRFAPDLIRPLVDGPVPHDVGSHTYSHVEFGAPYATPELASAECQRAVEAAEAFGVSMDSFVFPRNRVGHRGALAETDFTCYRGRKPNRHSAGSLAKPARKLARATVVEQPPPLVTPEIDEHGLVNIPASLYLFGFEGVARRALSATVGDPIVKQARLGIEAAARRDGVCHLWLHPNNLTDDDDLQRIRAVLDAIDRTRAQTDLSVATMREVARETLRAQSPTKRP; from the coding sequence ATGGGAACCGTCGTCGTCTCAGTGGACGCCGAACTCGGCTGGGGGTTCCACGACTACCCCCCGGAAGAACGACCGACCGACCGCATCGAGCGCTCCAGATGGGGCTGGGAGCGACTCGTCTCGCTGTTCGAAGAGTTCGACGTTCCGGCGACGTGGGCCGTCGTCGGCCACCTGTTCGAGGAGGAGTGTAACGGCGCGCACGTCGGTCATCCGTCCCCGCCGGGATGGTTCGACCACGAACGCGGTCCCGACGCGATGGCCGCGGAGTTGCGGTTCGCGCCGGACCTGATTCGACCGCTCGTCGACGGCCCGGTCCCGCACGACGTCGGGTCCCACACCTACTCACACGTCGAGTTCGGTGCCCCGTACGCCACGCCAGAACTGGCGAGCGCCGAGTGTCAACGGGCCGTCGAGGCCGCCGAGGCGTTCGGCGTCTCGATGGACTCGTTCGTCTTCCCGCGCAACCGCGTCGGGCACCGCGGCGCGCTGGCAGAGACGGATTTCACGTGCTACCGCGGACGAAAGCCGAACAGACACTCTGCAGGCTCACTGGCGAAACCGGCCAGAAAGCTCGCGCGCGCGACAGTCGTCGAACAACCGCCGCCGCTGGTCACACCGGAAATCGACGAACACGGCCTCGTGAACATCCCGGCGTCGCTGTACCTGTTCGGGTTCGAGGGCGTCGCGCGGCGGGCGCTATCGGCGACGGTCGGCGACCCCATCGTCAAACAGGCCCGTCTCGGCATCGAGGCGGCCGCGCGGCGCGACGGCGTCTGTCACCTGTGGCTTCACCCGAACAATCTCACCGACGACGACGACCTCCAGCGAATCCGCGCCGTTTTGGACGCTATCGACCGAACGCGAGCGCAGACGGACCTCAGCGTCGCGACGATGCGCGAGGTAGCGCGGGAGACCCTTCGGGCGCAGTCGCCGACGAAGCGGCCGTGA
- a CDS encoding GNAT family N-acetyltransferase encodes MEVERLTLSEWGDALPETGYEVFHTPAALSAIDAHVDGELVLYGGFKGHQAVGLMPIVETRRTIGRTLMSPPPGMNIPRLGPIVMPTSPKQRKRERVNKKFVEAVLEDLGAMGPLSLVRMLTPRQYGDPRPFQWADFKLSTQFTYVVDLDQQGVDPVLSSFSKSLRRDIRRGSESDITVSVEGLDSAREIFEATRTRYNDQSRGFPMTWDYVRDLFTGLGDDARAYVARTGDGEFLSGVTVLYGPETAYFWQGGTRMDHDGVSVNSLVHWRVIEDILEDSALEQVDEYDLMGANTKRLCDYKGKFAGELVPYYTIETDSTAMNLAKSAFMAVTR; translated from the coding sequence ATGGAAGTCGAACGATTGACACTCTCGGAGTGGGGGGACGCACTACCCGAGACCGGTTACGAGGTGTTCCACACGCCAGCGGCGCTGTCGGCAATCGACGCACACGTCGACGGGGAACTCGTCCTCTACGGCGGTTTCAAGGGCCATCAGGCAGTCGGTCTGATGCCCATCGTGGAGACGCGACGAACCATCGGTCGAACTCTCATGTCGCCCCCGCCGGGGATGAACATCCCGCGGTTGGGGCCGATAGTGATGCCGACCAGTCCGAAACAGCGCAAGCGCGAGCGAGTGAACAAGAAGTTCGTCGAGGCGGTCCTCGAAGACCTCGGCGCGATGGGACCGCTCTCGCTGGTCAGAATGCTGACCCCGCGACAGTACGGCGACCCGCGGCCGTTCCAGTGGGCCGACTTCAAACTCTCGACGCAGTTCACCTACGTCGTCGACCTCGACCAGCAGGGCGTCGACCCGGTGCTCTCCTCGTTCAGCAAGAGCCTCCGACGGGACATCCGACGGGGCAGCGAGAGCGACATCACCGTTTCAGTCGAGGGCCTCGACAGCGCACGGGAGATATTCGAGGCGACGCGGACCCGCTACAACGACCAGAGCCGCGGCTTCCCGATGACCTGGGACTACGTCCGCGACCTCTTCACCGGACTCGGCGACGACGCCCGCGCGTACGTTGCCCGGACCGGCGACGGCGAGTTCCTGTCCGGCGTGACGGTGTTGTACGGCCCTGAGACGGCGTACTTCTGGCAGGGCGGGACGCGGATGGACCACGATGGGGTCAGCGTCAACAGCCTCGTCCACTGGCGGGTCATCGAGGACATCCTCGAAGACTCCGCGCTCGAACAAGTCGACGAGTACGACCTCATGGGCGCGAACACGAAGCGACTGTGTGACTACAAGGGGAAGTTCGCAGGCGAACTGGTTCCGTACTACACCATCGAGACGGATAGCACGGCAATGAACCTCGCGAAATCGGCCTTCATGGCCGTGACACGGTGA
- a CDS encoding formyltransferase family protein produces MTDLTRIAVLAGPTLARWEVDALERVLRECDATLSLVVELRVPRERTTGDRIRRALELREWAAVSGCTSLYNSVYGSAPEKRTVRLSDVTCFDGVTTHACTPSVVDGWKHRLPAETVETVADIADVALYFGGEFLTGPVLTAPTHGVLRFHHGDLREYRGQPPGFWEFVRDEPEAGVSLQRLTERLDGGEIVSLHRVPIDDARRWRTVRRRLYRTSAHVLADGVKRVTDEAFEPVRLSADDLGRVYTLPRGRAVGRFAVKTIQALLADRCRRGDYSPPDDVVETPL; encoded by the coding sequence GTGACGGACCTCACGCGAATCGCCGTCCTGGCCGGACCGACGCTGGCCCGATGGGAAGTCGACGCGCTCGAACGCGTGCTGCGCGAATGCGACGCGACACTGTCGCTTGTCGTCGAGCTCCGCGTTCCGAGAGAACGGACGACGGGCGACCGAATCCGGCGCGCCCTCGAACTCCGTGAGTGGGCGGCTGTGAGTGGCTGTACCTCATTGTACAACAGCGTATACGGCTCCGCTCCGGAGAAGCGCACCGTGAGGTTGTCGGACGTGACCTGCTTCGACGGCGTGACCACTCACGCGTGTACGCCGTCGGTGGTCGACGGGTGGAAGCACCGCCTCCCCGCCGAGACGGTCGAGACGGTCGCCGACATCGCCGACGTGGCGCTGTACTTCGGCGGCGAATTCCTGACCGGCCCGGTACTGACGGCCCCGACACACGGTGTTCTCCGGTTTCACCACGGCGACCTGCGCGAGTATCGGGGACAGCCTCCCGGGTTCTGGGAGTTCGTCCGGGACGAACCCGAAGCGGGTGTCTCCCTCCAGCGGCTAACTGAACGCCTCGACGGCGGCGAAATCGTCTCCTTACACCGCGTGCCTATCGACGATGCGCGCCGGTGGCGGACGGTTCGCCGTCGTCTCTATCGGACATCTGCCCACGTCCTCGCCGACGGCGTGAAGCGCGTCACCGACGAGGCGTTCGAACCGGTGAGGCTGTCGGCGGATGACCTCGGACGGGTCTATACGCTCCCGCGTGGTCGGGCGGTCGGACGATTCGCAGTGAAAACGATTCAGGCGCTCCTGGCCGACCGCTGTCGACGCGGGGACTACTCCCCGCCGGACGACGTGGTCGAGACCCCGCTCTGA
- a CDS encoding 3-keto-5-aminohexanoate cleavage protein has product MTYSDYMRGDEAILGVAPTGYRYSTDVNEHLPVTPEAVAKHVYESASLGASVAHLHGRDEDGDPDATRLPAFATAVRDICADDVLIDYAVAPDCELGDFFAVLDEDPVPDIATVRVGPAHYEYRGTTTTTRRDVDRFVEGLVDRRIKPNLLVTNGRDIHEVNRLVEESVLDGPPLVTLLFGARDGTVATPMNALSLLEAVPDEAQCLVRATGPNQYPLTTLAFFLGAHPVVGMEDNLFFDPERPVERNAQLVRQVAEIARNALRPVATADEARSLVEHPRMLAEDDGMQA; this is encoded by the coding sequence ATGACCTACAGTGACTACATGCGCGGCGACGAAGCAATACTCGGCGTCGCACCGACCGGATACCGCTACTCGACGGACGTGAACGAGCACCTGCCGGTGACGCCCGAAGCCGTCGCCAAACACGTCTACGAGTCGGCGTCGCTCGGCGCGTCGGTCGCACATCTCCACGGCCGCGACGAGGACGGCGACCCCGACGCGACTCGCCTCCCGGCGTTCGCGACGGCGGTCCGAGACATCTGCGCCGACGACGTGCTCATCGATTACGCCGTCGCTCCGGACTGCGAACTCGGCGACTTCTTCGCCGTCCTCGACGAGGACCCGGTCCCCGACATCGCCACCGTGCGGGTCGGCCCGGCGCACTACGAGTACCGCGGAACCACGACGACGACGCGCCGCGACGTGGACCGGTTCGTCGAGGGACTCGTCGACCGACGTATCAAGCCGAACTTGCTCGTCACCAACGGCCGCGACATTCACGAGGTGAACCGCCTCGTCGAGGAATCGGTCCTCGACGGGCCGCCGCTCGTGACGCTGTTGTTCGGCGCGCGCGACGGCACCGTCGCGACGCCGATGAACGCCCTCTCACTGCTGGAGGCCGTGCCGGACGAGGCACAGTGTCTGGTCCGCGCGACCGGACCGAACCAGTACCCGCTGACGACGCTCGCGTTCTTCCTCGGCGCGCACCCCGTTGTGGGCATGGAGGACAACCTCTTTTTCGACCCCGAACGCCCCGTCGAACGCAACGCGCAGTTGGTCCGGCAGGTGGCCGAAATCGCGCGCAACGCGCTCCGCCCGGTCGCCACCGCCGACGAGGCCCGCTCCCTCGTCGAACACCCGCGGATGCTCGCCGAAGACGACGGTATGCAAGCCTGA
- the aglF gene encoding UTP--glucose-1-phosphate uridylyltransferase AglF — translation MDAVILAAGQGTRLRPLTDDKPKGMVEVAGKPILTHCFERLIELGASGLHVVVGYKKQAIINYYEDEFEGVPITYTHQREQKGLAHALLTVEEHIDDDFMLMLGDNIFEANLQDVVNRQREERADAAFLVEEVPWDEASRYGVCDTNKYGEITNVVEKPDDPPSNLVMTGFYTFSPAIFHACHLVQPSDRGEYEISDAVDLLLQSGRTIDAIRMNGWRTDVGYPEDRDAAEERLQGEVETEPVQSGVSTTSSGGE, via the coding sequence ATGGACGCTGTGATACTCGCGGCCGGGCAGGGGACTCGCCTCCGACCACTCACCGACGACAAGCCCAAAGGGATGGTCGAAGTCGCCGGAAAGCCCATCCTCACGCACTGCTTCGAGCGACTCATCGAACTCGGGGCGTCCGGGCTACACGTCGTCGTCGGCTACAAGAAACAAGCCATCATCAACTACTACGAGGACGAATTCGAGGGCGTCCCCATCACCTACACGCACCAACGCGAGCAGAAGGGACTGGCCCACGCCCTGCTGACCGTCGAAGAGCACATCGACGACGACTTCATGCTGATGCTCGGCGACAACATCTTCGAGGCCAACCTCCAGGACGTTGTGAACCGACAGCGAGAGGAACGCGCCGACGCCGCCTTCCTCGTCGAGGAAGTGCCGTGGGACGAAGCCTCCCGCTACGGGGTCTGTGACACCAACAAGTACGGCGAGATAACGAACGTCGTCGAAAAGCCCGACGACCCGCCCTCGAACCTGGTGATGACCGGCTTTTACACGTTCTCTCCGGCCATCTTCCACGCGTGTCACCTCGTCCAGCCCTCCGACCGCGGCGAGTACGAGATTTCGGACGCCGTCGACCTCCTCCTCCAGTCTGGCCGGACCATCGACGCCATCCGGATGAACGGCTGGCGGACGGACGTGGGCTACCCAGAAGACCGCGACGCCGCCGAGGAGCGACTGCAGGGCGAGGTTGAGACAGAACCCGTTCAGAGCGGGGTCTCGACCACGTCGTCCGGCGGGGAGTAG